The Candidatus Binatia bacterium nucleotide sequence TGTAGCTTCTTCAGGTTCATCCGCGCGGCGGGTCCGACGAAACAGCGGAAAAGCTCGGCCCAGTTCTCGACGGGAACCGCCCCGCGAACGACGAACCGGCGGACCATGCCCTTGGCCCCGGCCTTTGTTTCAGTGGTCGTCCCTGAGCTCCCGCCAGCGGTCGCGGCGGCTCCCGCTTCACCTTCGGCGCCTGTTTCGCCTGCACCGACCCCAGCTCCAGCGGTCTCCTCGCCCGCAGGAGCCTTGGCCGGCTCCGGTGTGAACGCCGGAATGATCCACACGCCGTCCTCGCTCGGGTCGAGCGACACCGGCTCCCTGCAGTAGCGGGCCTGAAGGCTGGAAAGGCTCGCACCGCGACCGATACCTACGAGTCGTAGCCCCCCTTCCTTGGGGATGAGACCCGTGCTCTCGAGCGTCACCGAGCCCACACGCCGGAGAATCCATTCCTCGTCCTCGACGAGCGTGGTCCACAGGTACCCGAGGTGTTCCTGGAAAGTGGGGCGCGCATCCGAGAGCGCGCACACTTCCACCTCGTGGCCGTGGACCCGAAGGGCAACGGTGTAGGCGGGCCCCAGCGCCTCCAGAGCGGCCTTACGCGCCGCCTCCAGGCGCTTCTTGAGATCTTCGCGCTGCTCGTCGTCGAGCTGATCCCAGAAGTCCCGGCGCACGGCCTCCAGGGCGGCCCGCTCCCGGTAGGCCTGGCGCAGCTTGCTCAAACCCCGGGCGGTTCCCGCCAGGAAAACAAGCGTGTTGCGGTACAGCCGCTCCTTTCCGCCGCACCGTGTGCTGATCGCCTTCACGTGCTCCTGGATCGCCTCGCTCGCCCCGCCGTTTTCGTCCCAGGCGAGTGAGGGTGGCAGGATGAGCAAGGTGAGGGACTTCTGCTCCGGCAGGTCCTCTGCAGGATCGACGATCACGCGCCAGGTCGCGCCGGCGACAGCGCTTTTCTGCGATTCCGCCCGGAGGTCCTCGAGGATCTCTTCGTCGAAGTTTTCTTTCGCCATCTGCTGGCGGTACTGGACGACCAGCTTGTTGAGTGTGGGCTTGGTGCCGAACCAGTAGCGCTTCCCGAGGCTTCCGGCGGTTGCGGTGTGAAGATAGAAGCACCGGTTCTCCAGTTCCAACAAGGCTCCGTCGGTGTAGTTCCAGTTGACTCCTTGTTTCGAGCAGGCCAGCTTCAAGTCCTTCGAACTGAATCCGCTTCGACCGCCCTGGCCGCCGAGCGAGCCGAGCAAGATGGCGGCCGCCAGCCCCTGGCCGATGGCCTCGCTTCGGTAGTCGCCGCCGCGTTCCTCGTCGAAGAGGCCGGCATTGGATCGCTCACCGACCACATCGGCTGCCGCCACCGACTGGTACGCGGGACCCCAGAGCCGCGTCAGGGCGGCTTGCAAGGCATCAATGGACCAGCGGATATGGCACGGCTGGATGAGGTGTTAGGTCTGGGTATTGCCCTGTCGGCGCTTCCAAAGGTCGCCGACGATGCTCGCCAGCAGCCGCAGGACACCCCGCGTCCGCTGGAAGTCCGGGTGGCTCCCCCAGCGGGTGTAAAGCGCGTCGATAAGCAGCGGATGGAAAGGATAAGCGCGCTCGATCAACTCGCGATAGCTCCCCTTCGTGGCCTCGGAAGGAACTTCACCCGGGTGGGCTGCGTACATGGCTTGATAGGCTTGGGCAACCTTCTTCGGATAATCCGGGTCGCTTTCGGGCGCGACCGATTCGAACAGGCGAGCCCGGACGACCTCGTAGATCTCCTCATCGGCGACGGGTTTGACGTCGGCGCCCAGACGCTGGAACCGCTTCTCCAGGGTTACGAAGGCCTCTTGTCCTTTCTCGCTCTGCGCGACCTCGTATTTGCTGGCCGGGAGCGTTGCCACCACCACGGTTCCAGGGACCTGTTGCACGGATTCCGTAAGTTGCTGGATGAAAGAAATGGTCTGGTCCGCCAGCGTCGTATCGCCCACCTGGACCGCCGCCGCCCCGACGCAGTAGTCGGCCAGCTCGTCTAGGAGGATGAGGCATGGAGTGGCTTCACGAAGCACTTCTACAAAAATCCCTTGCGGCACGCGCTGGCTCTCATCGTTCGCCCGCACGCGCTGGTACAGGGCCTTCCCGCCAAGCTGGTACGCCAGTTCGCCCCACAACGTGCGCAGGTGAACCCCGTCTTCGACCATACGGCCCTGGGTCGCGTCGCACGTCTGGTTGGTGAAGACGGCCACGCCTTTCACGTTCTGCGGCAGTTGCCCGCCGATAGCCCTTCGAAGGCCTTCGGCATGGGGCGAATCCTTCAACCGCTCCGCGTGCTTCGCCAGGTGCCACAGGGCGACCAGCGTGTGCGTCTTGCCGCCACCAAAGGCGGTCTGGAGGCTGATGACGCGGTCACCCGCTTCGCCGCCACCGGATAACGCCCCCGCGACCCGACTCAGCACGCTGGACAGCCCAGTCGTGAGGTAGGTCTTGCGGAAGAACTCCTCGGGGTCGAGGTAAACCTCCGGCGCCGTGCCCTGGACGACGGCCCAGAGGTTCGTGGCGAAAACCGCCTCGGCAAGGCGACCTTCGCGGATGTCCTCGTGAGGTGTCGCGATGGCGTACCAGGGTCTGAGGTCTGTCATGGCTGATCGCCTCCCTTCTCCCGAAGCCAAGCTTCGGCGGCCTCGATGAATTCCTGAGCCCACGAACAGACCGCCTCGGCATCGGCGTTTGATACGTGCGCTTCGATCCCGTAGTCGCCGACGTTGCGGTAGTTCTGTGCCGCGAGCAACCAGCGATGAAACTTGGGATCGAGCTTGCCCGGCTTCGCGTACTCTCGGCCAAAGGCAGCGATGACAGCGGAATGCCTTCGATACGATTGGCCGAGGATACCGAGGAGCGCTTCTGCCACATAGAACATGGCGTAGTATGCGCGAGAGGCGGCAAAGTCCGCGTAGCCGTGCCTCAGCAAGATCCGCGCTGCAGCCAGGCTGTCCTTGGCTTTCTGCAAAAAGGTTTCGCCTTCCCTCATATGGCCACGCCCTCTCGCCGAACGTTCATGAGAAACGGGGTATTTCGGCTCCGGTAATCCTGGGACGTCACGAACGCCGTGGAGATCGCCACGTCGTACTTCAGGCTGATTTCCGCCGCTGCCTCGGCCGTCTTCCGGATCAAGGCGCCATAGTCGAACGGCCCGCGCATGACGCACAGCACATCGATATCGGAACCCGCTTCGGCATCTCCACGCGCATGGGACCCGTAGAGCACGACCGCTTCGAGGTCTTCCGCGAGGATCTCCGCCAATCGAGCGCGATATTCTTCAACGATCTGTCTGACGCGGTCGGATTGGTTCATGTCGCGTCCCTCAATCTGTTTGGAAGAAGGCCTCCCGCATGACCGGAACGCCGTGCGCCTGCCCTCCGCGCGCAGGATCGGGCGCTCGCCGGGTAGGGCGTTGACCAACTGCCAGCCCCCCAGGTCCTACGGCAACACCTCGAAGAAGGCCTGCGCCAGATTCCAGAACGCCTGCCCGCCGGCAGGCGGGCCTGCCGGTCGGGCACACAGGTGCCCGCGGGCGACTCCAAGGGAGTTTCCGCGCTGAAAGCCTACCCTCCAAGCGCCCTGCAACCCGGCGCAGCATGGTGGACAGCCCTGTTGCGAGGCACATCTTCCGAAAGAACTCCTCGCGGTCGAGGTAGACTTCGGGCGCCGTGCCTTGGACGACGGCCCAGAGGTTCGCGGCGAACACCGCCTCGGCGAGGCGTCCTTCGCGGATGTCCTCGTGGGACGTCGCGACGGCGTACCAGGGTTTGAGGGTCTCACTCATTGGCCTTGTTCCTCCCGAGTCGGTGCCCAAGGAGTCGGTCCCTCACCGTCTCTATGAGGTCATCACACAATCTCGACGGGCCCTCCACACCCAGCTCCTTTAGGACATCCTGCACAATCGCTTGCGTCAGGAATCGTGGATTGTTTCCGTTTGACCACAGGCCCACCGTGACCATCCTCTCCCGCGCGCTGTCCATAAGTTCCGGCGTAGGTTCGTTGTGTGCTACGTCGTTGCGAAGGTCCCGGACGCGGTTGATGACGTCGGTCAGTTTCTTGAGCGCGTCTTTTCCTACGTAGTCGCGGGCGAACCTACCGGCCCCATCCTCGAAAAAGATATATGTGCCGTCATCCAATTGTTCGAAGGGGCAGTTTCTTTTGTCTTTCTCGTCCGATTGTTTGTTGCGCAAAAGCTTTGGTTCCTGCGGCGGCGAAGCGTTCTGTTTGAGGCGAAGCACGTCCAGGCCGCGGTGCTTGCCACCTGTGCGCTCGAAGTGATCGAGCAGATGATCCCACAGAGCAGCTTCGAAAAACGACACGGTGCCGTGAACAGCTCTCGGTATGTCTTTTGCCCGGAGAGCAAGCTCCACGCGCAGCGCCGCGCGTACCGCCATGCGGGAATGCTTGAGTACCGGGATGTCGCAGTCCCCGGGTATCGGAAGCGCCGAGGCGAAGCGGGCAAGCCACTCGATGACCTTCGTCCACTCGCGCTCGGTCTCGTCGCTGTAAAGTGGCTCGGCGACCGCCCAGGCTCCGAGAGGGTTGCCCTTGTCGATCAATTGCAGCACACGCCGGCGTGCCTGAAATGAGACGATCGGTTCGGGCACCGACGTACGTGGGACTGCGCAGTCGGGAGTCGGTGGGCTTGCCTGCGCACCGTCAGCGACCTCGAGCACCTCGAGCGCCGCTGGCGGGGGTGCGTGCAACCCCACGATCTCTTCGACGAGATTGGTCACGACAGGAAAGCCGCCCGTCGCTGCGACGACGATGCGGGACGGATTTACCGCCCTAAGGCTCTCGCGTATGGCATCCTCCAGGCGTTCGACAACCTCGCGCCGAATAACGGCATCACGGGGTTCGTTGGGATTCTCGAGACGCTCTGCGCCCTGCAGATAAACCCTTCGCCAAACCGTTTGGACCCCTTTGGCCTTCAGTCGAGCCTCGAGCACGGCACCAGCGAAGCGCGGATCACCAGGGGCAGACTCGGCGTCGCGGCGCGTTTCGAGAAGCACCACTGCCGTGGGAACAAACTTGCGCAAGACCGCGTCGAGCTTCGGCGTGCACAGTTTCAGTTCACCTTCGGGGAGCCTGTCTACGGGTGCTCCCTTCGAAACAGGGGCGTCGCACAGAACATACCCGCGCCGCTCGATACCGTCGTGAAGAGCGGCGCAACGGTTCTTGCGCAACTCGTACCGGACACCGTCGAGCACAATCTGTACATCGGCTTGGCCGACCGTTAGAACAAGAAGCGTGCTCATGGGTTGCCCTCCTGGCGATAGCGTCGAGCCCGGGTGTGCTCGGCGCGAAGCGTTGTATGGAACGTATAAATGTTCTCATTGCCGTGCCGGTCCGTCGCCCGCGGGTAGTCAGCCGCCTCAGGGTGCTTGCGCCGGTGTACGTCCAGCCATTCCGCCTGTGTCGCTGTTCTCTGGTGATGCGCCCTCACCCACGCGACGAGGTCCTGTTCCGGTCTGAACAGCGGCTTGCCGTCCTCTTCCGTGAGCCACAGGAGTGCTTTGGCCTCGATCCTCACGCTCCCCCAGCCGAGCGGCCTGGCATAGCCAAGCTTGGAGCAGTAGCCGTCGGGATCTGTGCCACCCAGCACTCCCCTAAACTGATCAGGGCACAGGGCAATCAGGATCGCGGCGAGCTCCGCGGCGTCCAGGTCGCGAAAACGAAGCGTGAATCGGAAGCGGCGTCCGGGCCGTGAGGCCTCAAGCACCAGTGTGCTCCGTTCGTTGGCACGGTTCGCCGCCGAGTCGTCTTTCCACGGCTCGCCCGAGTATGCGTCTTTGCGATCCAGGTAAAACTTGCGGCCTGCCAGCTCGCCGGGCTGGTCATAGCCGGCTGCATCGCCGTAGGTGACCAGTGTCGCCTTGTCCCAAGGCCGCGGGCCGGGATGATAGGGCTGTTTCAGATAGAACTCGACCGCACTCGGGCGCGGCATCCCCAGCTCCTTGAGAAAGGTGGGAGGCAAGAAGCGCTCCTCATCGGACTCGCCATCTTCGACCACCTCCAGAGCAGCATTAACCGAGATGCGGCCCATGAGCTGCGCATAGTCTTCCTTGCCAATTCCCGCGCTTCCCTCGTTGTCTCCGGTGTATCCGAAGAGGCGACGGACCGGCGACAAGCCCTGGGGAGCACCGTCGGCGTCGAGTTGGCGTTCCTCGGGAAGTGGAAACAGCCCGTGGCGTTCTTGGAGGTTCCCGTCCTTTCCGCTCTTTTTGCGGACCGTATCCGTGTATGCCCAGCGGTAGTAGTAGTGCCAGCCGAGCGAGACGATGGATTCCTTCTCGACGTCCCATTCCACCCAGATCAGATCGCCCGGCTGGAAAACCACGTCCTTCGCCGCCTTCAGGATTCGACTCCGTGCATCCTCGCCTCTGACGACGTTGGGCACGTCAGGGTGCCGCTCGGAAAAGTGACCGTGGTCGAGATCGATGAGATGGCGAAGTGTTGCGAGATAGCCCTCCTGCACGACGGTCGGGACCTCGACGGTCTCGGTCGCCGTGTCGGGATTCGCGGCCAGTTTCTCGTGCAGGTTTCGCTTCGAGTTGAGCCTCTCGCCTGCTCCCAGCCCCCCACGGTAGGGCGCGCCGTTTGGGTCGTCGAATCGGTAGTAGTTCGAAGTCTGATTCCCCCTTCTGTCGTACTTCAAGTTGTCCGACAGAAGTTCCAACCGCTTTGGGACCCGGACCTGATGCTGATCGTCGAGCGGCTCCAGCTCGACAGCGTCCTTATCGTCCGGCACACGCGCGAGTCGGGGAACGAGACGCGGATTGGGGGCGTTCGGATAGAGTGCATTCGGCCGGTACGAGTACGACCGCTCGGCGACGCGCTCCATCGGCGCGCCGAGAAGGGCGCCCAGCTCGTGCCGGAGGAGGCCCTTGAGCGAGTCGC carries:
- a CDS encoding hypothetical protein (possible pseudo, internal stop codon) → MQAALTRLWGPAYQSVAAADVVGERSNAGLFDEERGGDYRSEAIGQGLAAAILLGSLGGQGGRSGFSSKDLKLACSKQGVNWNYTDGALLELENRCFYLHTATAGSLGKRYWFGTKPTLNKLVVQYRQQMAKENFDEEILEDLRAESQKSAVAGATWRVIVDPAEDLPEQKSLTLLILPPSLAWDENGGASEAIQEHVKAISTRCGGKERLYRNTLVFLAGTARGLSKLRQAYRERAALEAVRRDFWDQLDDEQREDLKKRLEAARKAALEALGPAYTVALRVHGHEVEVCALSDARPTFQEHLGYLWTTLVEDEEWILRRVGSVTLESTGLIPKEGGLRLVGIGRGASLSSLQARYCREPVSLDPSEDGVWIIPAFTPEPAKAPAGEETAGAGVGAGETGAEGEAGAAATAGGSSGTTTETKAGAKGMVRRFVVRGAVPVENWAELFRCFVGPAARMNLKKLQLGVHFEMVLPEDRPLSENDPALKAMKEAARQLGLKLDTEGCAAPCNAPFRRGDRPWLSRRFLSTRRRSTRRGSSATTLRRSSSTSVVFRRLIWLRSPGGSMCCDTASTTT
- a CDS encoding hypothetical protein (possible pseudo, internal stop codon), whose translation is MTDLRPWYAIATPHEDIREGRLAEAVFATNLWAVVQGTAPEVYLDPEEFFRKTYLTTGLSSVLSRVAGALSGGGEAGDRVISLQTAFGGGKTHTLVALWHLAKHAERLKDSPHAEGLRRAIGGQLPQNVKGVAVFTNQTCDATQGRMVEDGVHLRTLWGELAYQLGGKALYQRVRANDESQRVPQGIFVEVLREATPCLILLDELADYCVGAAAVQVGDTTLADQTISFIQQLTESVQQVPGTVVVATLPASKYEVAQSEKGQEAFVTLEKRFQRLGADVKPVADEEIYEVVRARLFESVAPESDPDYPKKVAQAYQAMYAAHPGEVPSEATKGSYRELIERAYPFHPLLIDALYTRWGSHPDFQRTRGVLRLLASIVGDLWKRRQGNTQT
- a CDS encoding UPF0332 protein, encoding MREGETFLQKAKDSLAAARILLRHGYADFAASRAYYAMFYVAEALLGILGQSYRRHSAVIAAFGREYAKPGKLDPKFHRWLLAAQNYRNVGDYGIEAHVSNADAEAVCSWAQEFIEAAEAWLREKGGDQP